The region CGTAACGGTCAAGTTTGGTTACTCGGAGTGTGTGGAGGCACAATTCATGCGCAAGCTCATCGCCCTAGGCACCCTGGCGGTCGCCGCCATTGGGACTTCGGCTCACGCCGAGGCCGGTTGGATCTGTCAGTTGCAGTCCAAGGGCGGCCGCAATCCGGCCTATGCCGAATCCCTTCATAAGTACGCTGTGGTGGGCGACCGCCTTCAGCTCATCGAGGATGGCGTCGAGCAAGTCCGCACAGTGCAGACCAGCTACCGCATCGTCGAGAATGACGTGCGCGCCCTGACCGCCATCAACGCCACCGCCTCCATGAACGAAGCCCCCGTCGAAGGCATGCCCGCCGTCGCCATGCGCGGCACGCCCCTGGCCGAGGTGGTCACGCTGAACAAGCGCACCGGCGTCCTGACCCGCGCCGTCATCGTCGCCGACAACACCAATATCCAGGCGCAACGCGGGACCTGCCGGGCCTACTGAGCCCTTGGGGGCTCGACGGAAAGCGCGGCATGAGCCACTGATGACACCGGTTACTCGCGATCAACGCGAGAGCCAGCGTCAGTGGAGGAAGCCATGATCCAGACCCCCGATCGCCGCCAGATCCTGGCCCTGGGCGCTACCGCCGTGGTGGCGACACCCTCCTCCGTCCTCGCTCAGAACTCGTCAGATGCAGCGCTGAAGGGGCTGCTGGACGAGATGGCCGCATCTCCTGAAGCGTTGCGCAAGACGGCCGCCGAAAACATCGCGCGGCTCGACGCCTTTCCGCCGCAGGGCCTGTCGCTATCGGCGCGGCTCGACCGTCAGTCCGTTCTGGACCTACTCGGCGCCTGGGCCGCCACCGACCGGCTGTTCCCGGACGGCGCACCGAAGGCGGGTTCCGCGCGCGGCGTCCATTACACCCTAGCCGTCCGCGCCGCAGGCGGTCCCCGCATCGCCCCCCACGACGTCCAGCGGCTGACTGGCGACCTGATCGGGTCACTTAATGCCGAAGCCGACGCCCTGTTGAAGGCGCAGGGTCTTGGTGATGGTTCGGTGGCCCACCGCCTCCAGACCATGATGACCATGGAGGGGCAGCTTTACCCCGACAGCGACGCCGGCCGCGATCAGGTGGTCGCCGACATGAACGCCAGTCTCGCCAAGGTGCGCTTGCGCCTAGACAGGGCCTTCGATCGCCTCCCGCCCGCAAACCTGCGCGTGTCGCGGATGAGCCCCGCCGACGAAACCGCCGGACGTGCCGGCTATCGCGACGCTGCGCTCGGCGCCTATTTCGTCGATCTCAAGAACGTTCGCGCCCGACCGCGCTGGACCTTGCCGTCGGTCGCCTTCCACGAGGTCAGCCCCGGGCACCTGCTGCAGCTCGCCCAGCCGGCCAATCCCCATCCTCTGCGCGTCCGCGCGGCCGCGGGCTATTCCGAAGGCTGGGCGATCTATGGCGAGCAGTTGGCGGATGAGCTGGGCCTGTACAGCAACGACCCCCTGGGTCGCCTGGGCTACCTGCACTGGATGCTGTTCCGAACCGCGCGCATGGCGGCGGATTGCGGCATCCACAGCCAGGGCTGGAGTCGCGACCAAGCTTTGTCAGAAATGCGCCGCATCCAGGGGCCCGCCATCGCCTTCACGACCTTGGAGCGCGACGTGGACCAGATCGCCCGCAACCCCGGCCAGACGACCGCCCAGGCCCTCATGTGGCGCGAGATGGTCCGTCTGCGCCAAGCTCACAAACGCAGAAAGGCGGGAAGGTTCGAGCTTCCCGCCTTCCATCGCATGATCATCGGCCATGGACCGGCGACAGCGCCGGCCCTGGCGTCAGCCTTGTCCTAGTTCTTGGCGCGGTAGCGGTCGAACCAGGCCAGGATGGCGTTGGTTCTCGCCGCCGACTGCGACGGACGCACCGCGTAGCTGCCGTGGCCGGCGCCTGGCACCTTCACCAAGGTGGTCGGCACCTTCCGCAGTTGCAGGGCGGCGTAATACTGCTCCGCCTCGCTGACAGGGGTGCGCATGTCCTGCTCGCCCACGACCACCAGGGTCGGGGTGTTCACATTGCCGACCAGGGAAAGCGGCGAGCGCTTCCAGTAGCCCTCCGGATCCTCCCACGGCATCTTGCCGAACCAGTACTTTGACTGGGTCACCGCGCCGTCACTGGTCAGGATCTGGCTGGTCCAGTTGATCACCGGCTTCTGCACGGCCGCCGCCTTGAAGCGGTTCGTCTTGCCAATGATCCAGGCGGTGAGCACGCCGCCGCCCGAACCTCCGGTGACGAACAGGTTGTCGGGATCGACGAAGCCCTTGGCGATCGCCGCATCCACGGCGCTGATCAGGTCGTCATAGTCCTGGCTCGGATAGTTGTGGTGGATCAGGTTGGCGAACTCCTCGCCGTAGGAGGTCGATCCGCGCGGGTTGGTGTAGAGCACCACATAGCCGGCGGCGGCGTAGAGCTGCACATCGGTGGCGAACGCGGGGCCATAGGCCGCGAACGGGCCGCCGTGAATTTCCAGGATCAGCGGGTACTTCTTGGACGGATCGAAGTTCGGCGGCGTGGCGAGCCAGGCGCCGACCGGGCGCTGGTCGAAGGACGACTTCACGGCCAGCGGCTCGACCTTGGCCAGGGTTTTGCCGGCGAACAGGCTCTGGTTCAGGCGGGTGAACTGACGGACCTTGCCGCCCTGCACCACCGCGATGTCCGACGGCTGGTTGGCTGTACCGACGGTGACGGCGATGGCGCCGTTGTCGGCGACGCTGAACGCCCCGCCGCTGTAGGGACGATCCATGCCTTCGCCCGTTAATCCCGTGGCTACGGTCGAGAAGCGGCCATCCAGGGTGACGCGGCCGACCTTGGTCATGCCTTCGTCGTCATAGTCCACATAGATGCTCTTGCCGTCCGCCGACCACTGCGGCCCGCCGACGCTGCGATCGAGCGATCCGGTCAGCACGCGGCTGTTGGAGCCGTCGGCGTTCATCACGTAGAGCCGGCGATTGTGATAGCCCATCAGCTTGTCGTCATAGCCGGTATAGGCGATCAGCTTGCCGTCGGGCGATACGGTGGGCTCGTCGTCCGGCCCGTTGCGGTTAGTCAGGGCCGTCAGCGTCCCGTCGGCGGCCGACAGCTTGTAGACCTCCGAATTGCCATTTCGCCGCCAGTCGTCCCCCCGCCGCGCGCTGAGCAGGATCGAGCGGCTGTCCGGCGTCCAGGACAGCGGGCTGCGGTCGTCGAAATCGCCGAACGTAAGCTGACGCGGCGCGCCGCCGTCCGCCGAGACGGTGAATACATGGGTGAAGCCGGTGCGCAGGATGCCCTGGCCGTCGGCCTTGTAATTGATCTCTGTCGTGACCTTCAGCGGCTCCGCCCACTGGGCGCCTTCCGGCTTGGTCAGCGGCGCACCCAGGCGCGGGGCGTCCGACGGCACGAACATGGAGAAGGCTATGGTCTGGCCGTCCGGCGACCATGCGATCGAGCCGGGCGATTGCGGCAGGGACGCCACGCGCACGGACTCGCCGGTGGCGATCCAGCGGACGAAGATCTGAGGGCGGCCGTCCTCCGCCGAGGAGACGTAGGCCAGACGCTTGCCGTCCGGCGACCAGCGCGGGCTGCCGTGCGAACCGGCGCCGGCCACCAGCGGGCTGTGCGCGCCGGTGGCGGTGTCGATGGTCCAGATCGCGCGCTTGGCGCGGTCGGTCATGATGTCGTAGCTGTTGCGGACATAGACGACGGTCTTGCCGTCGGCGCTGATCTGCGGGTCGCCCGCATATTCCAGGCCGAAGATGTCGGACGGCTGGAAGATTCTCGACGGCGCCTCAGCCGGCGCGGCCGCGGCAGGTGAAACGGTGGCCAACAGCAGCAAGGCCGCAAGCGATGCACGACGCATTTTTAGCGTACTCCCCAAGGAACAGGGTGCGGACACTAGATCGTATACGGAACTTGTGGAGTCGGTTTGCGACAGACCGGCGAATAAAACCCCGCTTCGCGACCTACGCGGGCGAAACGCGGTCTGACAGCGTGATGATCATGACCCGCTCCAGCCCCTGCGGCCGATAGTCGGCGAAGGTCTCCCCTCCGAACTCCCTCAGGATGCTGGACTCGATCAGGCGTGAGCCGAAACCTGTTCCGGTCGGCTTAGCCACTTGGGGGCCGCCCTTTTCCCGCCAGACGATCTTCAGCCTGTCGCCCTCCACGGACCACCGCACATCCACCACCCCGTCCAGGGTGCTCAGCGCGCCGTACTTCGAAGCGTTCGTCGCCAGTTCGTGGAACACCATGCTGAGCGTCACGGCGGCGTTGGGGGCCAGATGAATCTTCGGTCCGTCCGCCCGGGCGCGCGCGCCGTAGGGCTCAAGCGTCTGGGTCACCACCCCATCCAGCTCGGCGTTCTCCCACGCCCGCCGGGTCAGCAGGTCATGCGCTCGCGACAGGGCCGCCAGGCGGTCGGCGAAGGCTTCGAACCCCGGCCGATCGTGGCCGCGACCCAGGCTTTGCCAAGCCAGGGACTGCACCGTCGCCAGGGTGTTCTTCACCCGATGGTTCAGTTCGTTGATCATAACCTGCTGGCGCGCATCGGCGGCCTCGCGTTCGCTTTCGCGATCCGCCAGGGCGATCGACGCCTCGCGAAGGGCGTCCCGCACCTCGGCCGTCTCGAAAAGGTCGCGCGGGCGGTTCTGCACGACCCCGCCTCGTCCGATGGCGGCGGCATCGCCCATCAGGCTGACCACCTCGCGCGAAATACGGCGCGACACCAGGACCGCCGCCACGATCCCGACCGCCAGCAGGGTCAGGAACGCCATCGAGAGCAGGGTCAGAGATCGGATGATCGCGCCGTTCAGGTCCGACCGCGGCACCCCGACGATGAAGGCCCAGCCATAGGTCGGCGATCGGGCGAAGCTGGACAGGGTCGGCGTGCCGTCCAGGGTCTTGCTGTAGATCACGCCCTGCTCGGCCTTGCTCATGGCCGCCTGCATGTCGCGGCTGGCCTGACGGCCGAGATACTTTTCCGCATCTTTCGAACGGGCGACCACGGCGGATCGACGATCGACGATCGTCCCCGTCCAGGTGGCGGGCAGCTTCTGGGCGTTGAAAATCGACTGGAAGGCGCTGGGCTCCTGGATGAAACCCAGAGCGTAGAGCTTGCCGTCCACGCGCACCGGCATGCCGATGACGATGATCGGACGGTTAGCGAAGGGGCCCGTATAAAGGTTGGACACCACCGTCCGGCCCGCCTGCAGGATCGGCAGTCCTTGTTGCGGAATGCCGATCATGGGCAGCGGCGCGCCTGGCGGAGCGGCCGTATTGAGTAGTTGCCGTTGCTCGTCCAACAGGATGATCCAGCCGCCTCGCTGCGCCACGGCGGCCCTCGCTTGTCGCTCGAACGTCGCGAAGTCGCCCTCGGCCAGTGCGGGGGATACGGCCAGAGCCTGCAGCGTCGCGGTGCCCTGTGCGATCTGGCGATCGGTGGCGACAGCCAGGGCGCGGGTCATGTTCACCAGCTGCTCTTCGAAGCGACGGCGGCTGTTGTTGTACTCCGTCTGGACCAACAGCCCCATGAAGACGAGCGCAGGCGCGATCAGGCTGATCGTCATCAGCAGGAGACGTCGACGCACTGTCGGCGCCGGCTTGACCTTCTGTTCCGCCACGTCCGACTTCAAAGCTCCCGTCCGACAAGTCGAGCGTCCAGACACACACGCCCAACTTGTGTGGTCAAGGCGGATCAGGCCTTGGCCTGGTCCTGAACCTGGGCGGTGACAAGGGCGGTCATGTTGACCACGCCCCGCGCCGTGACGCTTGGGACCAGGGCATGCAGGGGCTTCGACAGACCCAGCATCAGCGGCCCCACGATCTGGCTTTCCGTCGCCGCGCTCAGCAGGGTCAGGGCGATGTTGGCCGCATCTAGGCTGGGCATGATCAGCAGGTTGGCCGAGCCGCTCAGCGGACTGCTGGTTACGAACCGGCCACGCAGCGCCTCGCTCAGAGCCGCGTCGGCGTGCATCTCGCCATCGACCTCCAGATCCGGGGCCCGCTCGCGGATCAGGCCCAGGGCCTGGCGCATCTTGCGGGCGGTGGGCGAATTGGAGGCCCCGAAGCTGGAATGCGACAGCAGGGCCGCCTTGGGCGTCAGGCCAAACCGGCGCACGGCTTCGGCCGACAGCAGAGTCGACTCGGCGATCTGCTCCGCCGTTGGATCGACGTTCACATGGGTGTCGGTCAGGAACAGCGTGCCGCTGTTGAGGATGATCGCCGACAACGCGGAGACCCGATCCACGCCCTCACGTGCTGGCACGATGGGCAAGGCGTAGGTGACGTGCTTCCACCAGTCGCCCGCGCCGCCCACCAGGGCCGCGTCCACCAGCCCGGCCTTCAGCAACATCGCCGCCGCCACGGTCGGTCGTGTGGCCACGCGGCGCGCGGCGGCCAGAGGCGGCACGCCCTTGCGCGCGATCAGTTCCTGATAGTCCGCCACCAGCGGATCGAACACGTCGCTGTCCGCGCTGGGATCCATGACCTCGATATCGACGCCGATACGGAACCGCAGTCCCAGCGTCTTGGCTGTCGCCTCGATCACCGCGCGACGACCGATCAGCACCGGCTTGGCCAAGCCTTCGTCCACCACGGTCTGAACGGCGCGCAGAACACGTTCGTCCTCGCCCTCGGCATAGGCGACGCGGGCCGGCGACTTGCGGGCGCGCTCGAACACCGGGCGCATCAGCTGGCCGGAGCGATAGACGAACTGCTCCAGCTCATTGCGATAGGCATCGAAATCCTTGATCGCGCGGGTGGCCACGCCGCTGTCCATGGCGGCGCGCGCCACGGCGGGCGCGACTTCCAGGATCAGGCGCGGATCGAAGGGCTTGGGGATGATGTAATCGGGGCCGAACACCGGGGCCGAGCCATAGGCGCCGGCCACCACTTCGCTGGCCTCCACGCGAGCGAGCGAGGCGATCGCTTCGACCGCCGCGGCCTTCATCGCCTCGTTGATCTCGGTGGCGCCCACATCCAGCGCGCCCCGGAAGATAAAGGGGAAGCACAGGACGTTGTTGACCTGGTTGGGATAGTCTGACCGTCCCGTGGCCATGATCGCGTCCGGCCGCGCGGCGTTGACTAGCTCGGGCAGGATTTCGGGATCCGGATTGGCCATGGCCAGGATCAGCGGCTTGTCGGCCAGCAGCGGCAGCCATTCCGGCTTGAACACCCGAGGCGCCGAGAGGCCCAGGAACACGTCCGCGCCGGTGATGACCTCGCCCAGGGTGCGGGCGTCGGTCTTGCGGGCGTAACGCGCCATGTTCGGCGGCATGTTGGCCTGGCGGCCCTCATAGACCACGCCGTCAATGTCGGTCAGCGTGACGTTCTCAGCCGGCAGACCCATGGCCACCAGCAGGTCCACGCAGGCCAGGGCCGCCGCGCCGGCGCCCGAGGTCACCAGCTTGATCGACTTCAGATCCTTGCCCTGCAGGACCAAGGCGTTGCGCACCGCGGCCGCGCAGACGATGGCCGTACCGTGCTGGTCGTCGTGGAAGACCGGGATTTTCATCCGCTCGCGCAGGCGGCGCTCGATTTCGAAGCACTCCGGCGCCTTGATGTCTTCCAGATTGATGCCGCCGAAGGTCGGCTCCAAGGCCGCCACCACCTCGACGAACAGATCCGGGTCGAGGGCGTCCACCTCCAGGTCGAATACGTCGATCCCGGCGAACTTCTGGAAGAGGACGGCCTTGCCCTCCATCACCGGCTTGCCGGCCAGGGGGCCGATGTTGCCTAGGCCCAGCACCGCCGTGCCGTTGGAGATCACCGCGACCAGATTGCCGCGCGCCGTGTAGTCGCGCGCGCTGTCCGGATCGGCCACGATCGCCTCGCATGCGGCGGCCACGCCGGGCGAGTAGGCCAGGGCCAGATCATGCTGGGTGGCCATGCGCTTGGTCGGCTCGACCCTCAGCTTCCCCGGCCGGGGAAGGCGGTGATAGTCGAGTGCGGCCTTGCGGAAATCGTCTTTCATCGTCGCCCTGTCTGACTGCGCCGGCTTCTTGTTCGTCGGTCTGCGCCGACTGTAGCGGTTCCATCGCCGCCCGGCGCCGTTGGGGCAACCCCTCTTGTGCGACTGAACGCCGAAAACCCGGCATTGCCATCCGATACTTATTGCTATCCCATGCCCTCATGCGTGCCGCCTCGACGCTGCACGACGCCATAAAAGCCGTGGGAGGCAGGGTCATGAGGAAGCTTTTTGTGGCGGTCAGCCTGTGGGCGATCGCCGGCGCCGCCAATGCGGCGGTCATCACGGTCACGCCGGACGGCGACGCCCAGGAGAAGGTCCAGACCGCTCTGCTCGACGCCAAACCGGGCGACGTGGTCGAACTGGCGGCCGGCAAGTTCGTCTTCACCGACGGCCTGTCGCTGGACATCGACAACGTGACCGTCCGCGGCGCCGGTCCGGACAAGACGATCCTGTCCTTCGCCGGTCAGAAGGGGGCGGGCGAAGGCCTGCTGATCACCTCCGACAAGGTCACGGTCCGCGACCTCGCTGTCGAGGACAGCAAGGGTGATGGCCTGAAGGCCAAAGGCGTCGACCAGATCAGCTTCCTGAACGTCCGCGTCGAATGGTCGGGAGGCCCTAAGGAAAGCAACGGCGCCTACGGCGTCTATCCGGTCAGCTCCACCAACGTCCTGATCGACCGGGCCGTGGTGCGCGGCGCGTCTGACGCCGGCATCTATGTGGGCCAGTCCAAGAACATCATCGTCAAGAACAGCACCGCGGAATTCAACGTCGCGGGGATCGAGATCGAGAACTGCTATGGCGCCGACGTGTTCGACAACGTCGCCACCCGCAACGCCGGCGGCATCCTGGTCTTCGACATGCCCAGCCTGCCGCAGAAGAACGGCCATTCGGTCCGCGTCTTCCGCAACAAGGTGGTCAAGAACGACGTCGCCAACTTCGCGCCGAAGGGGAACATCGTCGCCTCTGTCCCCACCGGAACGGGCGTGATGGTGATGGCGAACCGCAATGTGCATGTCTATGGCAACGAGATCGACGACAACCAGACCGCCGCGGTCATGCTGGTCGCGTTCCAGAAGGAGTACGACGACGCCGATTATAATCCCCTGCCCCGCGAGGTGGTGGTGCGGGATAACAAGATCGGCAAGAACGGTTTCGCCCCGCAGTTTCCCGGCGGCGCCGAATTGGCCCAGGCGGTCGGCGGTGTGATCCCGCCGATCCTGTGGGACGGCGTGACGACCTATTCCAAGGGCGCGGAGAAGGTCTCCATTCCAGCCAACATGCGCCTGACCGACGGGCCGGTGCTGAACCTGCATCTGGCGGGTCCGGCCGCCATGGACACCGCCAAGCCTGGCGTCGATGCGACAGTCGAAGCAGGCGCCGCCATCGCCGAACCCCCGGCCGTGGTCCTTCCGGCGGAACAGGCCAAGCTCGCCCCGTGAGCCGCCTGCGCGTCATCGTCATCGCCGCCGTCGGCCTGCTGGCCCTGACAGCGGCGAGCCCGCCCGCCCCGGTAGCCGCCGACCTGCTGCTGGCCGAGGCGCCAGCCCAGACCCTTGATGCGTATGGACTTTTCACCGACGCGGCCGCGCGTCGTCCGGCGGCGGGGGTGACGCCCTATGACCTGAACACCCCGCTGTTCAGCGACTATGCCGAGAAGTTTCGATACGTCTTCGTGCCGGCGGGGCGGAAGGTTCGCTATGCGGCGGAGGGAGCGCTGGAGTTCCCGGTCGGGACGGCCCTGATCAAGACCTTCGCCTACCCCGCCGATTTCCGCCGACCCAAGGAGGACATCCGCTTCGTCGAGACGCGCCTGCTGATCCGCAAGGCCAACGGCTGGGTCGCTCAAACCTATGTCTGGAACGCCGAGCAGACCAAGGCCGTGCTCAAGCGCGCGGGCGCCCGCATGGATGTGTCCTTCATCGACGCCCATGGCGCCGCGCAGACCATCGACTACGCTGTCCCCAACACCAACCAGTGCAAGGAATGTCATTCGACGGATAACGAGATCGCGCCGATCGGTCCGAAGGCTCGAAATCTCAACGGAGAATTCGACTACGGCGCCGCCGGTGATTTCGGCGACGCCGGCGACAAGAGCAACCAGCTAGCCCAATGGACGAAAATCGGCCTGCTGGAAGGCGCTCCTCCGCCCGCATCCATCCCCGCCACCCCTCGCTGGGATGATCCCAAGGCTCCGCTGGAAGGCCGCGCCCGCGCCTATCTCGACGCCAACTGCGCCCACTGCCACAACCCGCGCGGCATGGCCTCCAACAGCGGCCTGTTCCTGAACCTGGAAGAGCGACGCGCCAACCATCTAGGGATCGGCAAGAACCCTGTCGCGGCCGGTCGCGGCGCCGGCGGGCTGTCGGTGTCGATCAGGCCCGGCGACCCGGACGCCTCGATCCTTGCCTATCGCATGGCGTCGCGTGAACCCGGCGTGATGATGCCGGAACTGGGCCGCAGCGTGGTCCACCAGGAGGGCCTGGATCTGGTGCGGGCTTATATCGCGTCAATGAAGTGAGAGTGCGCGCTTCGAGACGCGCTATCGCGCTCCTCAGCATGACGAAGGTGGGTTGATCCCTGAATCCGTCATCCTGAGGAGGCCGAAGGCCGTCTCGAAGGACGCAGGGCCTAGTCCTCGAACACCTTGCGCAGCCACCGCGCGGCCTCGGCCAGGGCGGCTTCGGGCGGGATGCGGTCTTCCTCGGCCATCATCTCTTCCAGGCTGAAGCCGAACTCCACCGACAGTCTGACCCGCCGCCAGATCACGTCACGCGGCAGGTGCGGCATCAGGGTCGCATAGACGTCCGTCATCCGGTCGCTGACCAGCCGGTGAGAATCCAGCCGCACGTGCGCCAGCTGCGGCACCGCCCGCAGCGCGCGCAGGGTCCAGATCGCGCCGGGCTCGGTGGCGGTGACCTCGGCGTTGGCCAGGATCAACTCCTCGACATTGGCCGACAGGGCTTCCCAGCCGTTGGGCGAATGACGGTCCAGCCAGCTGAACAGCACCTCGTTCTGGCGCGCCATCAGCCGCGCGCCCAGCGCCTCCAACACCCCGTACTTGTCCTTGAAGTAGCGGTAGAGGGCCGGCGGCGTCATGCCCGCCCGCGCGCAGATCATGTTGGTCGAGATGCGCTCGATGCCCACCTCGCCCAGCAGTTCGCCAGCCACATCCAGTAGACGCTCATAGGTCTGGCGCGCGCGCTCCTGCTGGGGAAGCTGCCGCAGGCTGTTTGACGGCTCGGCCACGCCACCTACTTCCGGGCGGCGGCGGACTGGGCGCGGATCGGCTTGAATTCCGAGCCTTCGTTCCAGTCGGGCCAGCGGTTGGAGTTGGCGACGTCCTTGCCCATCTCGAACAGCAGCTGGACGTCCTGGGCGGCGCCCCGGAAGTCCATGCTCGGGCTCCAGGCGTCGCAGGTCTGGTGATAGCACTTGGCCGTATAGTCGGCGACCCATGCGTCGCCCGCGGCGCGGCCGCCCTCGACCAGGTCGTGCCCGCCGCCCAGGCCCATCAGCAACAGAACCGGCACGCCGCGACGGGCCAGCGAGAAGTGGTCGGCGCGGTAGAACAACGCCCGCTCCGGCTTGGCGTCGGGCGTCACCACGCGGTCCTGCTTCGCCGCCGCCTTGGCGAGATCGGCCTCCAGCTCGTTCTGGCCATAGCCGATCAGCACCACGTCCTTGGCCAGGCCGGCGGTCTGCAGCACGTCCATGGTGTAGTTGGCCGCCGTGGTCTCCAGCGGCAGGGTCGGGTGTTCGCCGTAGTATTCACTGCCAAGCAGGCCGCGCTCCTCGGCGGTCCAGGCGGCGAACATCACCGAGCGATCTGGCGTGGGGCCCGCCTTGAACAGACGAGCGATCTCGATCATCCCGGCCAGGCCGATGGCGTCATCCAGGGCGCCCGGGCGGATGGTCTTGCCGTCGGCCGAAGCCGGACCGATCCCGTAGGCGTCCCAGTGGCCGGCGTACATGATCGACTCATTGGGCCGCTTGGCGCCGGTGATCTTGCCCAGCACGTTCTGGCTATCGACCTGCTCGTGCTTGAGGGCGTAGTCGGCCGAGAAGCTGGCGTCCTTCAGTTCGACGGGTCGGAAATCCTTGCGGCGCGCGGCGACCTTCAGCGCCTCCAGGTCCTGGCCCGAACGCTTCAGCAGATCGGCGCCCGTCTCGCGGCTCAGCCAAGCCTGGACCAGCACCTTGTCCTTAGCCGGGTCGGTGCGGACGACGTCGAAGCCTTCGCCATTGCTGGCCGCCGCCGTGGTCCAGCCATAACCGGCGCCCGGCGTCTCATGAATGATGATCGAGGCGATGGCCCCGCGACGGGCGGCCTCCTCGTGCTTGTAGGTCCAGCGGGCGTAGTAGGTGGCCGCCTGGCCGCCGAACTTGCCGACCGGGTCCTCGCCAGCCTTGGCCTCGAAGTCCGGGTCGTTGATCAGGAAGACCGCGACCTTCCCCTTCAGGTCGACGCCTTTATAGTCGTCCCAGCCGCGCTCGGGGGCCGAGACGCCATAGCCGACAAAGACCAGCGACGCCTTGGCGATGGCCACCTTGTCGACGGGACGCAGGGACAGGACGCTGATCTCCTCGCCCTGGCGCAGCGGCACGGCCTGCCCGCCGACGGAGAAAGACATGGCCGCGTCCTTGGGGGCGAAGGTGTGCAGCAGCGCCACGCGCTGGGTCCAGCCGCCGTTCTCGCCCGCCGGCTCCATGCCCGCGGCTTTGAACTGGGCGATCAGGTAATCGATGGTCGGCTTCTCGCCCGGCCCGCCCGGCGCCCGACCCATGAAAGGATCGGACGACAAGGCCTTGGTGATTTCCGACAGCCGCGCCGGGTCCACCGTCTGCGCCGACGCGCCTCCGGAAACGGCGATGGCGGCGGCGAACGCAAGGGCGGAAAGACGCATATGAAGACTCCGTGACTCGCCGCGACCCTAGGCCCGGCGCGACGGCATGGCTAGCGACGGGCGCGAGGCCCGTCACCGCAGTGCCTTAGTTGTTAGCCGCGGCCAGCAGGATGGCCAGGCCGACGCTCATGCCCTTGAGGCTGGCGGTCTTCTCCACGTCGATCCACTCGTCCAGGGCGTGGGCCCGGCCGGCGGTTCCGCCCTAACCGATGGTGATCCCCGGAATGCCCAGGCTCATGGGCATGTTGGCGTCGGTGGATGAGAACTGCAGCTCCGGCGTCATGCCGTGGGCGCGGATGGCGTCCTGGGCGTTCTTGACCAGGGCGGTGTCGGGGCTGGTCGAACCGCCGGGACGGTCGCCGATCGGCTTGATGTCGGCGCTGATCTTGCCCTGGCGGGTGGAGCGGGCGGCGTTCTCGCCCTCGACCGCGGCCGGAATGATCTTCAGGAACTGATCGTGCAGCTTGGCGAGCTCCTCGGGGCTTTCCGAGCGCATGTCGAACTCCATCCAGACACTGTTGGGGATGGAGTTCACCGAGGTGCCGCCGCCGGTGACGCTGGCCGAATAGGTGACGCGCGGCTTGGCCGGCAGCTGAATCTTGTAGAGA is a window of Caulobacter sp. NIBR2454 DNA encoding:
- a CDS encoding DUF885 family protein, producing MIQTPDRRQILALGATAVVATPSSVLAQNSSDAALKGLLDEMAASPEALRKTAAENIARLDAFPPQGLSLSARLDRQSVLDLLGAWAATDRLFPDGAPKAGSARGVHYTLAVRAAGGPRIAPHDVQRLTGDLIGSLNAEADALLKAQGLGDGSVAHRLQTMMTMEGQLYPDSDAGRDQVVADMNASLAKVRLRLDRAFDRLPPANLRVSRMSPADETAGRAGYRDAALGAYFVDLKNVRARPRWTLPSVAFHEVSPGHLLQLAQPANPHPLRVRAAAGYSEGWAIYGEQLADELGLYSNDPLGRLGYLHWMLFRTARMAADCGIHSQGWSRDQALSEMRRIQGPAIAFTTLERDVDQIARNPGQTTAQALMWREMVRLRQAHKRRKAGRFELPAFHRMIIGHGPATAPALASALS
- a CDS encoding S9 family peptidase, yielding MRRASLAALLLLATVSPAAAAPAEAPSRIFQPSDIFGLEYAGDPQISADGKTVVYVRNSYDIMTDRAKRAIWTIDTATGAHSPLVAGAGSHGSPRWSPDGKRLAYVSSAEDGRPQIFVRWIATGESVRVASLPQSPGSIAWSPDGQTIAFSMFVPSDAPRLGAPLTKPEGAQWAEPLKVTTEINYKADGQGILRTGFTHVFTVSADGGAPRQLTFGDFDDRSPLSWTPDSRSILLSARRGDDWRRNGNSEVYKLSAADGTLTALTNRNGPDDEPTVSPDGKLIAYTGYDDKLMGYHNRRLYVMNADGSNSRVLTGSLDRSVGGPQWSADGKSIYVDYDDEGMTKVGRVTLDGRFSTVATGLTGEGMDRPYSGGAFSVADNGAIAVTVGTANQPSDIAVVQGGKVRQFTRLNQSLFAGKTLAKVEPLAVKSSFDQRPVGAWLATPPNFDPSKKYPLILEIHGGPFAAYGPAFATDVQLYAAAGYVVLYTNPRGSTSYGEEFANLIHHNYPSQDYDDLISAVDAAIAKGFVDPDNLFVTGGSGGGVLTAWIIGKTNRFKAAAVQKPVINWTSQILTSDGAVTQSKYWFGKMPWEDPEGYWKRSPLSLVGNVNTPTLVVVGEQDMRTPVSEAEQYYAALQLRKVPTTLVKVPGAGHGSYAVRPSQSAARTNAILAWFDRYRAKN
- a CDS encoding NADP-dependent malic enzyme, which encodes MKDDFRKAALDYHRLPRPGKLRVEPTKRMATQHDLALAYSPGVAAACEAIVADPDSARDYTARGNLVAVISNGTAVLGLGNIGPLAGKPVMEGKAVLFQKFAGIDVFDLEVDALDPDLFVEVVAALEPTFGGINLEDIKAPECFEIERRLRERMKIPVFHDDQHGTAIVCAAAVRNALVLQGKDLKSIKLVTSGAGAAALACVDLLVAMGLPAENVTLTDIDGVVYEGRQANMPPNMARYARKTDARTLGEVITGADVFLGLSAPRVFKPEWLPLLADKPLILAMANPDPEILPELVNAARPDAIMATGRSDYPNQVNNVLCFPFIFRGALDVGATEINEAMKAAAVEAIASLARVEASEVVAGAYGSAPVFGPDYIIPKPFDPRLILEVAPAVARAAMDSGVATRAIKDFDAYRNELEQFVYRSGQLMRPVFERARKSPARVAYAEGEDERVLRAVQTVVDEGLAKPVLIGRRAVIEATAKTLGLRFRIGVDIEVMDPSADSDVFDPLVADYQELIARKGVPPLAAARRVATRPTVAAAMLLKAGLVDAALVGGAGDWWKHVTYALPIVPAREGVDRVSALSAIILNSGTLFLTDTHVNVDPTAEQIAESTLLSAEAVRRFGLTPKAALLSHSSFGASNSPTARKMRQALGLIRERAPDLEVDGEMHADAALSEALRGRFVTSSPLSGSANLLIMPSLDAANIALTLLSAATESQIVGPLMLGLSKPLHALVPSVTARGVVNMTALVTAQVQDQAKA
- a CDS encoding sensor histidine kinase → MRRRLLLMTISLIAPALVFMGLLVQTEYNNSRRRFEEQLVNMTRALAVATDRQIAQGTATLQALAVSPALAEGDFATFERQARAAVAQRGGWIILLDEQRQLLNTAAPPGAPLPMIGIPQQGLPILQAGRTVVSNLYTGPFANRPIIVIGMPVRVDGKLYALGFIQEPSAFQSIFNAQKLPATWTGTIVDRRSAVVARSKDAEKYLGRQASRDMQAAMSKAEQGVIYSKTLDGTPTLSSFARSPTYGWAFIVGVPRSDLNGAIIRSLTLLSMAFLTLLAVGIVAAVLVSRRISREVVSLMGDAAAIGRGGVVQNRPRDLFETAEVRDALREASIALADRESEREAADARQQVMINELNHRVKNTLATVQSLAWQSLGRGHDRPGFEAFADRLAALSRAHDLLTRRAWENAELDGVVTQTLEPYGARARADGPKIHLAPNAAVTLSMVFHELATNASKYGALSTLDGVVDVRWSVEGDRLKIVWREKGGPQVAKPTGTGFGSRLIESSILREFGGETFADYRPQGLERVMIITLSDRVSPA